The nucleotide sequence CCTGGCAAGGaccactgcagctgcctcctccttcctctggctgcaggaatcCCATTCAGAACTACAGTGGGGTATAGTTTGTTTAGatcccactggaaaaaaaaaaaacaaaacaccagatTCCGAGGAAATCTGTGCTCATGCAGGGTCTGttaaggaggaggaagaaaagggggTTGATTTGggagctgctcagtgcctgAGCATTTGCCATCCCTGCAATTAGAGCAGTAATGTGAACCCACCTCGTGGGGGGTGGCAGGGTTTAATCCTTTGGATGCAGAGAAGCACTTTAGATGAAAGGCTTTATATAATGATAAAAGAGCATTTAAAATCTTACTTAATAAACGCTCTCAAGTCCTATAACTCCCTCCAGCACTTTTCCCTGAAAAAGGGCCCTTCCTGCTCAGGGTGGAGCTTCCTGGGCTCTTCCCATCAGCtgaattccagcagctccaagggcaAAGGGCAGGAGATGCAGAGACAGGCTGCACTGCCCTTATGTagctcaaaaaaaacccaacccagcaAGCAGCTTTTGGATCCAAGagttaaagaataaaatatttggggaaTTTGATGGGATTTCAACAGCCATAAGATGGAAGTTTGAACATCCAAGGGAGGGTTTCTAAAGGGCTCAGGAGGAAAAGATGTAGTGCCTGCACAGAGGATGGAGGAGGGAGCTCCCACCCAGAAATGCTCAGCAGTCCCTGTCTGCTGAGCTCACAGAAGAtaaattgcaaaagaaaagttGCAGATTTGGTCCATTTTAGATGCCAGCAGTTTGTGATGGAGTGCTGGCAAAGGGGTGGATGGGAATGGAGCCCGAGAAAGTGCTGGAGTGATGTGCTCTTGCTGTGAGTCCCTGGAATCCCTTTTAGTGGAGAGAAGAATGTTGACAGCGTGTCTGGGGGATTTGGCTTTCTCACCCCCCGGATCCGAACAACctctagaggaaaaaaacacttgaaaaagGAGCAATCAAAAAGGTGACAGGAGGATTTTCACAGAGGTGCCTGTGGCTTTGCACATTAGCTACTACAGAGTAACTACAGCATGGATTTACACTTCACCCCTACTCTGTGCTAACCCCATGTGCCCACTCTGAGCCTGGGAAATGAGTTAGTGCCAAGCAGTCACCATGTTGTGAACTTTCTTTTGGTGGATTCTCCATGTAGACAAGCCCTGGGAAGCATTGAATTTGGCCTaaatttggggtgtttttcagGAGATGGGTGTTAGGGAGCAGAAGTGCCCTGAAGGACAACATTTCTCAGTCAGTCCATGACTTTTTAGGTCACGGGTTGTCAGCTGGAGACAACAGAAAGGCCGGGCAGTGCAGCTCTTGGTCATGTGTCCCCAAAGTTTGGATCAAAGAGACTCAGGGAGCCAATGGACGTGGCCAGAAGTCACAAAGCCTGACTAAAACAACAGGCAATGGAGCTTTGCATAGTCTGGGTGGGTGGGTAGAGGGCCAACCCCAGGAAATCCCCACAGCAAAGAGGGGtgagaggggaggagaagggctggggctggatggaGCCTCGAGGGAGGTGTGGGGATTGGGGCCCACGGGGATGGGCCAagggagctgtggggtgtgGAAGACGTGGCAGGGCCTCTGGTACCTACAGACAGGGTGGGAGGAGCAGAGTCTGTTTTCTTGTTAGGTTAAATACAAAACATTAGAAAATAATACAACGACTCGCGGGACTGACCCCAGGCAGCTCCGGGGACACCGGagattttcagagctgcagaagaaCTGTGTGAGGGGTgcacaggagaggagcaggagcctAAAACTCCTTCATGCCCCTGAAAATCTCCTGGAAGGCCCTAAACTGAAGCCCCAGAGGGTCAGGGGGTTGAGCACAGGCAGTGGTGGGGTTGGATCACACTGAAGGCTCTGTGTGATGGACGTGCCGTGGCATCGGGGTGTGAGTGGGTAGAACAAGCTCCCCatgccctggtgctgctgctgggcattAACCAGGCTCTTGTCTCGGTGCCAGGGGTGCTGACCTCCCTTTGGATGCACAGAGAGATGTGTGGGTTCACAGGGAACGCCTGATTTTGCCTTCCAGTAAAAAGCCCACCATGGGATGGGGGTGAGGAGGAGCCTGGGGTTCTCATGCAGCAacatcctgctctgccagctctgagaTCTGCCCTAAGTGATAAAAGAGCTCGTAGGAACAGACATGGAGAACATTCCCAAAGGCATGCAAATGgtcattgtcttttttttttcttttttttttttctttttttttcatcaaaaatacaaaagcacCCACCACATCCTCCAGCTTTGGCAGCTGCGTTTCGTTCGGAGCAGAGCCGtggtcctgctgcagctctgctctccctcctcttccgTGGAACAGCTCTCAGCTCCTGATGGCAGTTTGAGCTTTGTTTCgttgtttttgttctgttttgttttgttttccttgtagAGACAGAGAATTGGACGATTTAAAAACCAACgacccccccaaaaatccagtGACTCGTGCTGAAATTCTCAGGAGGACTCCTCAGAACATCCCCTTCTCGCCTCCTATTTTCCTCCCAAAGCCAGCTTCGTCCTGGAGACTCTCTCCTCCTCTTGCACTTTAGTTGTCTCCCCACTCCGTGAGTTCTGCTGGAGGGGAATGAGGTAGTGgctttcccccttctcctctccGTGTGGCCTCTCCCATTCCTCCTCAGGGTGATTTTTatcccatccctggcacaggctCATTCCCAAGAGGCGGTGAGTTGAAGCATGCGTTCCTTCCGACGGCGCTCCAGAGCAGACTGTCTAGGGCTGCCCACCTACActgtgacaatttttttttgttttgttttgttgcaagGCTGAaagtaaaaaccccaaaaggaaAGTTGTCTTCCTCCTCTTCAAGGTATTTGCATGCTGAAACGTCTTCTAGgaacctggaaaagaaaagagcgGCTTAGGGCAGCTTCCAGCAGCCAACAGATGTTTCCCTCATGCTCCTGGCTTGGCCTTTGGGTGTTTCTGAGGTCCCTGTTTGCCTGATCGTGCTGGTTTGGCAGGTAGGGTTGTGTTGGGGAGGTTCCCAAGACATTTTGGGATTGTATTTCTGGGCAGGTTGATTTTGTGTCCTGAAACCTTTCTGTTTTTACAGCACTCCTCTCTTCTAAACCCAGCCACAGGCTTTGCCAGGGCAGGGCCTTTCACCAGGGAGACTTGGTGTGGTCACCAGGGCACTTtggacagcacagggagggctTTCCATGCTGGTCATTTGGGCAATGTATGTTTCTACTGGAAGGAGCCCATTCTCTGAGGTGAtctttatgtgtgtgtgtgcagctggtGATGGCCAAACCAAGCTGGAGTCGCTTCCCACTGCACTTAGGCTGGGAGTGAGGCAGGAGTGGGCTGAGGGCAGGTCTATCCTATCCCctggcctggagctgggagccaggTGAGgtccctgctggggctgggctgagggaaggaggaggcaaGGGTTACCTTTGACGCTGAGTGAAATGTAGAGCACGATGATGATGGTCCCCAGCACGATGGAGACGAtgctgagcagcctggccatGCGTCCCAGCCGCCGGGCGCCGTCCGTGTCCCCTTGCTGGCCACTGTTCCTCGactgcagagacacaaaaaCAGTCCCTTGAGAGAGGCAGCACCTCTAGGGGTGactccctggctgcagagccccCAAACTGAGCCCCgtttcctttcctgctgctttaaTTGGCAATCTCTTGATTCCCGAGCGAAAAATGCTGGAAGTGAGGATTCCTGGTGAGGGAGAAGCATTCCCACAGCTGAGGGAAGGGCCTCCTGATCCTGCTGGAAAGGGTGAGCTGGGCGTCCTGCCCTTGGCTGGGGGAGCACCCAGCACTTAGCAGAAGGGCAGCTGTGAGAGGAGCTGTGGTGGAATTACTCACCGTGCGTCAGCATTTGCTGCCAGCCCGGCTCCTGGGATCAAAAAGCCTCCCCAAATTCATGCAGTGCCCTTCTGCTGCCCACAAAAACCCCATTGGGAAGAGGGTTTGGAGGGAGGAAAAGTGGGGAAGGGATTTGAAAGTCCCTGGCTGGGAAAGCTTGGAGTGAGGGGAAAGAGAAGCAAGGTGGGATaggaggagaagggagcccAGCATCCTTGATTCAGAGGAGGAGTTGGGCAAAACCCCCCTAAACTTCACTGGGAATAGGGGTTTGTTGATGATTTAACTGCTTTGAAGCAGATATTCCTCCTTTAGGGTTGCTTTTATGTATTTAACACTTTAACATGGGTTAAAGGCTTCTTCCCCTGGCCCATCCATCTCCAGCCATGCTGCCttggaggagaagaggaggatcTGGGGCAAGCTGtggggccagcagctcccacagccctgtgctgtgtgacaGCTCCTCCCTTTGGAGCATGGCTGCTAAAACTGGGGAaattctcagtttaaaaaaacgAGTGTACTAGTTAAAAAGAGTAAAGGTAGAGGTGGATGAAAGCAATCCCAGTTccctttgaaaaaatatttatctcagAACTAGCTGTGATGGAAAGGATCCCCTGcctcatgttaaaaaaaaaataaaatattaagagCAGGGAGGCCTAGTCCAGCTCCAGCAATAATCATGAAAGATCACAGAGAATCTGAACAAATACTGGATGTTACTGCCCCATTTCCCATTCATCCTGCTTTAATTCCATTGCCTCTTGGCAGCACCGTGCCCAAAccatccccagcccaggctgtgcatgggcagctgctctgtaggaaaaaaaatgcagctttggaGGTTTCCATGAGCTCGTTTGGGTTTGTGTGGCCCCAGAAATAACACAGCAGAGCCTCAAACAGGCAGGTGGCTGCTTCcactgccctcctgctcctctcaggagcagccctgggcttcAGTGTCCCCACCAGTGACACCAGGAGAGCTCAGGACCTTGTTCCTCCCAGTCTCACCAGCAGGTTTGCCAGACCCGCTCTGAGAGCGATGGGATGCAGCCAAGAGTTATTTTCATCCCAGAACAGGAGGTGACAAAATGAAGCTTCATGGGTTGGTGGTGAGAGATggggagggatgcaggagccCAGGGATCGACaggatccctgccctgctcactgACAGCTCCAGCGCTGGGGATTTGGGTTTTCAGGCTCTGGTTTTTGTAACAAGTGTAATATTTTGGCAGGGTGTGGGTTAGATCGCAGTGAAATACGCAGTTTTAGCTGTCTCCTAGGCAAAATATATAGGCTAAGGGAATCTATATATTTATCACTCCAGCTTCTGGAAATGTTTACTGCTCATTTATCCCCAACAATTATGAGAAACACCTCAGCATTGGCATGTGGTGTTTAGTAAGAATTTGGTACTGCACATATATTATTCATCGGTGTGGAAGGGTTTGATTACAGCTCTCTAGTATCACTAATCCCGTGTTTTGCTTTCCACACAGAAACATTTACATCTTGTTTATTAATCGAGGCTCACCAAGGCAGAACATCTCCAAAAGGCTCGAGGGCTCTGGGGGAGTGAGTCACTGTGTGAGTGCCAAGGGACTCCCTGctacagcccagagctggaaaatCTGCAGGACCTGGGGAGTGGGGGCTGTTCTGCAGCACCCGTGGGCCAGGTAAGGCTGGCTGACTCAGGAGTTATTAATTTTACCTGTTTCACACTGCTATCTGTTCCAGTCACTGCTCCAAACGtttggagctttttttccccctaagtgGCCTTGTTGCAAATAAAGTCAATTACTTCCCTGTGCTagtcccagggatggagaagaCAAATCATCACATCCTCTTTCCTGCAATCTTTCCCAATTTATGAACTGGCTTTGGATGCTCTCTGCTGCCGTCCACCAATTACTCAGAATAAATCATTAATCCTTGACACTTGGTGTTTTCGTTGAAGGAAACATTCCAAAGGAGGTATAAATCAACTCCAGAGTGAGACAGATGGCTGTGGCACTTAAAATGGGTGAGGACAATCTGACTTCTCCCACATCTTTTAGGAATGACAGAACTTCTTTTGGACACCAAGTGCTGTGCAGAACTGCCCTTGATGTTACTATGTGATGGTTCTGGCtggattttttcatttcctttcatttgtttggggttttgtgctCTGGGATGTGGCTGCCCTGCTTCTTCCCCCGAAGTGGCTGCACTTTggtggggagaggaaaggatTCACAGCAGGAATACAGGGTGGGTGTGTGgtacccagccctgccctgcactccCAAGAGATGGATCCCATGGGATGGACACATCCTTGGCCACCACCAGTCCCACTCTCGCTCTTGGGGAGTGACCTGAACCCTTTAGAACAGCCAGATCATCACTTGGTGAGGAAAACACATGCAAGAGTCCATGGAGAAGCCTCCAGGTAATTCATTTCCATGAAACCAGCATTAACAGGAACAGGCTGGAGGGGCTAGAGCAGGGTTTTTTCCACCTCTGGCCATAGGCTCTGCTGGGATCTGAGAGCAGCTTTTGAAAAATGATTTATGAGACACTAAACTACAAAGCATTAATTTACTTTCCTCTCTGGACGCTGCTTATTAcccaagaagaaaaagctttcatGTGCAAAAGCTTTgactcaggaaagaaaagcacaattGCAGAGCTAAAAGAATGTCAGCACAGTTGTGGAAAGgtcctcctctttccccaggCGATGGGAATCACAAAAACCTGGTTCCTGCTCAGATCTGTGCATGACCAGGCACACCTGGGCCTTTCTCTGAGGGGAGATCTGAGCCCGGGGAAGCCTTGGGGGTCACTGGGAGCTCAATTCCTCCCTGCTGTAGGCAGGTGAAACATCAACCCGggccctgagagctgctgctgctgccaggagcaccCAGCCAGAGGCTTCCTgggagggaggatggagcaCTCCTCATCCTGCTCTGTGGAGGTCCCTGGCTGGCAGGTGGGTGTGTGGGTGAGGTGATGGTGAAGGCAGGGCCAGGACTGGAAAGGGCTGAAATTAGTTAATTAAACCACAGGACAGAAAGTGCAGGGGTGACTGTGCAGGGGCCAGAGGATGTGCACTGGCTACTGATGTGCTGTGTGTGCCATTAGCCTTGTCCTGGAGAACAAGCTCAGCTGAATGCCCCTtctgcctccccttccccagctctggatgAGCCCTGGTCAGTGCTGCCAGTGGCCTTGGAAGCAGAGGGCAGCCCGATAACATTTTCTGCCTCCCTGGTCCTGCCTCCCCTGGGGTGTGACAGTCCCCCCTGTGCCTGGCAGGCTgaaccagctcctgctctttcccCACTGTTCACTCTCCTCCGCGGGGCTCTTGTGGCCCAAGGCACATCCCAAGCACCCTGGAGGCTCTGGCGCCTGCAAGGGACAGTGTGAGGATCTGTTTTGCATGAAGGCTAATGTGGCTGGAAAATCCCCGTGAGAGACCTTGTTTATTACCATGGATATGCAATACCCAGCTGCTTTCCCTCTCCTTGCAGTGCAAAGCCAAACAAGGCTGGCTGGcttccctgtgtgctgcctAAACAGGCTGTGCCACACAACTGTACTACGCAGATGacagctggcactggcagaaACGATGATTCCTCCTCAAAATGGAAATTGGTCTCCCTAGAGGGCTTTTTGTGGCAAGTGCCCGTGCCTGCCTTCAagttgttggtggttttttttggggggaagtGGTGGCAGCAGGTGCCCCTCCGTGTATTTCTGTGTGGTAAGCAGGTAATGGAGCTGATTTTCAAAGAGATTTGCCTTTGTTGCAAATCAAAGGCATAGAAGGTGCTGGGTGTGTACAAGAGAGCAGcatctgctggagaagggggTGGCTCTGCTTGTAGGGCTGTGCTGACTGAGCCACCTGTACCCGAGATGGGTGGGAGGCCGGGCTGGCTTTATTCTCCTCTGCTGGTGTATTTACTGAGGCGTGGGGGATGTTTAATGGGGAAATTTTGCTTCTCCAGGGCGACTACAAGAGCTGCAGGTGCAGCCCGTCCCTTTGAAGTGCCTGAGGCCAGGCACCAGCCTCCAGCCAGCGtctccccagtgctgcagggctgggctaggaggggagaagggagatCCCTTGTCAATGCTTCGCCTCGCAGCTCCTTCCCGGGGAAGCCCCGCGAGTGGTTCTGGACCGCTGCCTGGCAGGGACCGCGCTTCCCGGAGCCACGGCGCTTCCCggagccctgccctgcaatCCCACCCccctctccatctccatcccgccgcctccccgcatctccatctccatcccgCCGCCTCCTttcccatctccatctccatcttcATCTCCATCCCGCCGCCTCTCCGTGCGCTGCCCCGGGCTcggcgccgctccccgcccgcctccgcccgcccgcgcccccCGGACCCGCACCGGAGCGCGCtgcgggagcggagcggggcggcaCAGCCCGGCCGAGCGCtgcgggagcggagcggggcggcaCAGCCCGGCCGAGCGCtgcgggagcggagcgggctCCTCCCGGCCCGGGCCGGCGGTGCAGCACCGCGGACAGCTCCGCGGCGGCCgtcggggcggcggcggggggagccGGCGGCGAACCGGGCGGGTCCGTGCGCCCGGCGGGTCCCGCACTCACCATGATGGAGAAGACGAGGGCCACGATGTTGATGGGCCAGACGGGGCAGAAGCAGGAGAAGATGGCGAGCACCAGGTAGTCCCGCGGGCGGCCCTGCTCCGGGGCCGCCGTGCTGGTGGCCGTGGACGAGGCTCTGCCCAGGCTCAGCCGGGACGGCGACAGCGGCGGCGCCTCCAGGTGCCCGACCGACACCGACTTGTAGCCGAGCCCGTGCCCGTTGCGCTCCGTCTCGCCGGGCAAAGCCGCCGTGAAGGATTTGGAGCCGCGGAGGCCCTTCTCCTCCCGGCCCTCTGTCGCCGACAGCAGCTTCTCCGTCTCCTGGAAGCGGGTGGGCAGCACCGTGCCCGAGCCCGGGCCCGCGCCCCCGGGCGCGGAGCCGGTGCTGGCCATGGCCCGGCGGAGCGGGCTCCGGCagcgccccgccgccgccgctctgcGCTCGGGGCCCGCCGCCCCGCGGGAGGCCGAGCCGGAGGAGGGGCCAGCCCGGCTCGGCCCCCGAGGCAGGATGGGGGCCGCGGACCGCCCCCGGGGTGTCCCCGGTCCCCCCTCTCCTCACCCCTTACCGCGCCCGGCCTCCGCCCGACCCGCTGCGTGCGGCGCCGCGGCCCCCGGGGATGGTGGCGGGGATGCGGCGGGGCGGAGCGGAGCGATGGGAGAGCCGGGGAGTCCCCgccgccctcagcccggcccagcccaaGGCTCTGTCCCGCCCCACCGACCCCCCGCTCTTCCCGGGGGCTCCGCTCCGCTGCAGCCGTACGTGAGAGCCCAGCCCCGAGCGGGCTCCGCCCGTGCCGACGGGGCTCGGGGCCGCCTCCggccgcggggctgcgggggatGCCGAGGGCAGCGCTGTGCGGGGCACAcgcagccctgctgtgcctgctgtccctgctgtccctgctgtccctgctgtccctgctgtccctgctggctgccagccttGCCCCAGGCGGGGGGGACATGCGACACGGAGCAGACCCACGAGCCGCTCGCGGCTgcggagaggggctggagctgccccgggtctgggcagggctgcccGGAGGGCGGCGGGGTCTGGGCGGTGTGTGGGTGCCCTCTGGCACCTGTGGCTCCAGCCGCTCTGGAAAGCATCGGCCCcgggcacagggatgggggagGCTCTGGGCACGCTGTGCCCTCGCTGGGTGGATGACCGTGGTGAcaccacagctggggacagggacaccagaGCGGTGACATACCGCGTCCCTGCCTAGGATCTGTAAGGCAGAAAGGGTGTTGGTGCAGTGTGAGTTACATCTTCTCCATCCTTGGGAAGCGGGGATGAtgtgaggggcaggagggaagacTAAACCCTCAGAGCCTGGATGCCCGGAAAAGATGGATGTTCCCCACCCATTGTGCATTATGCTTCAGTTCCAAATTTGCCAGAGGTTTCCCTGGCAGTGAGTGCCATCTACGGGGCACACCCAGCACCTTCTGCCTCCCCGAAGAGCCTTCAGCCAGCTGGGacctgctgcccagccctgcccggagcTTTTCCCCATCCTGCAGCCTCCAAACAGAATTAGGAGCCGCAGTTTGTGATCGTGAATCTGAGAGCAGAGGGGTGACCCTGCTCGGGAGGGTCTCACGGGGGTTTGCCTCCCTTCCACTCCTGCCTCTGTGACCATCTGTTTCCATCTGCCTCCCTTCGGCCGACCACCAAAGCCGGTGTGGGAAAACACGGAGATGCAAATtcgggaggaggagggagggttCCTGACTGAGTCAGGGTGTCACTGAAACACTCTTCGAATGCTGCTGTTGCTGGGCTCTCCCTCCCCGTGTGAGGGCTGctgacagggcagggcagagccgtgcactgccccagggagagccagagcagggagagccaCCCAGAGCAAGGATGCTGTAGGGAGAAGTAGGATTCCCTCAGAGGATGTGGCTGCAGGCCTTCCTCTGGCAAAGAACACCTGTcggaggctgcagccaggatcCAGCCTCACACCATCAGCACTTTAAAGAGGCTCCTTTGCTGAGCAAAGAGCtctctctcctggctgccatcagttttcctctgctcctggacCAGCTCCCTTGTCCCACCAGAGATCAAGGAAACAGGAGGAGATCCCGGCACTCAACAGCAGGAGGTTGGGATGGTTatccccaggcagggagagagctcAGACTGCCACTGGAATGTTGGTAGCCCTGGGGTGGGAGCAGCGGGGCTGGAGGAGCTTtgcagggctcagcactgcGGGAATCACAATTTGTCCTGTCCAAAAGTCTGCCAGCTGTGGTGTGTGTGGCCGTAAATCCCTGCCTGATTCCTGCAGCAATTCCAGTTTGCCGAGCCTTGGGCAGGAGGGAGCCCTCGCAGCTGATCCAAGCTCTCTAAGCCAGAGAGAAGGGACAAAAGGGACCTTTTCAGTAAAattcccccttcctcccctccacGGGACTGGCTGGGATCGCGCCATTGGCCTGTCCCAACAGAGCCACTTCCCTGGGATCAGAAGGAAACCGCAATCGGATGGGTGGGTTTTATGAAAGCCGACATCTGTCTCCCCTCCCGGCCTAGCAAATCTGCCAGGCACAAACGTCTGTACCAATGAGCTTAGCGTCCAAAGTCCCAGGGCAGtaacctttccctgctcctgctcccctccttcACCGGCGGGAGCCAGAGCCACCCGCCAGCCAGGGGCTTTAGCGTCATCCCCACGGCCCATCTGTCCAGCCCACACATATTAAcagccactgccctgctgctgggtttggaaCTCGTGTTTTCTCGCAGAGCAAGCAAGAGAGAATAAATAACAGCGGCGATCAGCAGCAGTGAGACCCCGCGACAGCAAACACGGAGCTGACACTTCCAGAGGACTTCCCACCTCCCGCAGTTTTCCCGCAGAGGGGAGACACGCAGCAGGGTCCTGTACAGCGTGTCGGGGGCTCTCCGAGCTCGCCAGCATCGCGGCTGAGCTCCACGTCCTGCAGCgcttctctccctcccccagcAGTCCCTTCCCGCTCCCCACATCTGTCCCACGGCTCCGATACCTCCGGGACCACCGTCCTGCCACCCCAGGCCGGCAGGTCAGTGGATGGGGAGGCACTgctggtgtccccagccctggcagtagcccagctgccaggggacagccccggccGGGGTTTCCTGCGGGCTGCCCGTGAATCGGTGCTGGCGGAGCGCGGGGATCCCGCCGCCGTGCCAGGCGGGGCTCGGCGCCGGCCGCTTCTCCTTCGGGCTCTCGGGGTGATGGAGCTGCCTCTGAGGGGAAAACCCAGCGCAGAGAGGGGACGGAGGGCACCGTGTCCCTGCAGACccgggctcccagggcagctgggggCGGCTGCCCTTCAGCCCCGGTTCCTGCGCAGGGCCCCCGGCCCGGGCGCGGCACTCGGAGTGGGCGCAGGGCCAGCAGCGCCCGGCGCCGTGCAGGGACAGCGACAGAGCCGTGATCCTGTTGATGGCCCGCCGGAGGGTCGCGATTTTAGAAAGCCTTTTGCCGCCGAGGTCGTGCTTGAGGGCCAGCCGCAGGGCGTTGAAGGCTTGGTTGTAGTCCAGAATCCTCTTACGCTCTCTGACGTTGGCAGCCATCCTCCTGGCCTTGGAGCGCGCTGgcctgctcctcttcctcaccttcGTCCCTTCTGTGTCCCCCGGGCTGGAGTCTGCTTCCCCGCCTCGGGACACCCACAAACCCTGCCTGTAGCACGCCTGGGGCGCGTCCCCcgcttc is from Sylvia atricapilla isolate bSylAtr1 chromosome 20, bSylAtr1.pri, whole genome shotgun sequence and encodes:
- the BHLHA9 gene encoding class A basic helix-loop-helix protein 9, coding for MSGAALGKGAGPEPDSSEEELEAGDAPQACYRQGLWVSRGGEADSSPGDTEGTKVRKRSRPARSKARRMAANVRERKRILDYNQAFNALRLALKHDLGGKRLSKIATLRRAINRITALSLSLHGAGRCWPCAHSECRARAGGPAQEPGLKGSRPQLPWEPGSAGTRCPPSPLCAGFSPQRQLHHPESPKEKRPAPSPAWHGGGIPALRQHRFTGSPQETPAGAVPWQLGYCQGWGHQQCLPIH
- the TRARG1 gene encoding trafficking regulator of GLUT4 1 — protein: MASTGSAPGGAGPGSGTVLPTRFQETEKLLSATEGREEKGLRGSKSFTAALPGETERNGHGLGYKSVSVGHLEAPPLSPSRLSLGRASSTATSTAAPEQGRPRDYLVLAIFSCFCPVWPINIVALVFSIMSRNSGQQGDTDGARRLGRMARLLSIVSIVLGTIIIVLYISLSVKGS